A stretch of bacterium DNA encodes these proteins:
- a CDS encoding DUF4255 domain-containing protein, translating to MIRDLSESLRNLLDAPSLAAEFPELAAADIVFDRPIVTFNPAQSAIDLFLFDVNENVELRSNEPEIVRNGFMATRRKPPRRIDCSYLVTAWPVGGIDLFLQEHRLLSQTLQVLGRNPTMPAAVLAGSLAGQEPPLPMIAPEVDSLKGAAEFWTAMGNQLRASFSVTVTISVPWVPDVTGPVVTTKRAGFAPGTPTVDETLIQIGGLVVDPGGNGIPGAFVDVLDAGLRAVSDDEGRFSLPQVPAGNRTLRVIAVGFQPNTQVVTVPGSSSDYEITLTP from the coding sequence ATGATTCGCGACCTGAGCGAGAGCCTGCGCAACCTGCTCGACGCCCCCAGCCTGGCCGCGGAGTTCCCCGAGCTCGCGGCTGCCGACATCGTCTTCGACCGGCCGATCGTGACCTTCAACCCCGCCCAGAGCGCGATCGACCTGTTCCTTTTCGACGTCAACGAGAACGTCGAGCTGCGCAGCAACGAGCCCGAGATCGTGCGGAACGGCTTCATGGCGACCCGGCGCAAGCCGCCGCGGCGCATCGATTGCTCGTATCTCGTGACCGCCTGGCCGGTTGGCGGGATCGATCTCTTCCTGCAGGAGCACCGGCTGCTGTCGCAGACCTTGCAGGTCCTGGGCCGCAACCCGACCATGCCGGCAGCCGTGCTGGCCGGCTCGCTCGCCGGCCAGGAGCCACCCCTGCCGATGATCGCGCCCGAAGTCGACAGCCTCAAGGGCGCGGCCGAGTTCTGGACGGCGATGGGCAACCAGCTGCGCGCCTCGTTCTCGGTGACCGTGACGATCAGCGTGCCCTGGGTGCCGGACGTCACCGGGCCGGTGGTCACCACCAAGCGCGCGGGTTTCGCGCCCGGGACGCCGACGGTGGACGAAACCCTGATCCAGATCGGCGGTCTGGTCGTCGACCCAGGCGGCAACGGCATCCCCGGGGCGTTCGTCGACGTCCTCGACGCCGGTCTGCGCGCGGTTTCCGATGACGAAGGACGCTTTTCCCTGCCCCAGGTTCCGGCGGGCAATCGCACGCTGCGAGTCATCGCGGTGGGTTTCCAACCAAACACGCAGGTGGTGACCGTACCTGGTTCCTCCAGCGATTACGAGATAACCCTGACGCCCTAG
- a CDS encoding phage tail sheath family protein produces MSPLFYASHGVMGFFENGGASCYFVRAGTAVRASWDLSDGANTTIVVSALDEGTRANDLRVEVQAAHIATTQAQRGQANLAGGGALNNTAEVDDHSQFRVGDVVLIDDGGGTTDTAEIALIDEPSNTLTFTANLAAAIPAGTVRVADLAAGTTSFRVADSAGIEPGSYVEISQGATSEELVIGAVDTVNHILSLETALGNAYTMAAADPQVQVQTLEFNLIVTDTAALNPHPDETFSELAMDPRHSRYFGSAVATQGSAVISAAPADDPPNPSVPPANVPAVAAAAAPTTAGVDDDPTALGSAHYITAIDSLERVDDVTMLAVPDRTDLAVQGAMITHCEKMQDRFAILDPQAGADPNDPAGIRGQRGTLNSDNGYAALYYPRICVNNPDPNVEGTILVPPSGHIAGVFARTDDTKGVHKAPANEQIRGVLDLERTLNETEAGHLNELSVNVLRRRPNRGFRIWGARTLTTSTQWRYVNVRRLLLFIEESIQEGTEFAVFEPNNPSLWKTVKRQVDAFLTTVWNTGAFVGITPDASFRVRVDEELNPPSQIALGLLTFEVTVYPAPPAEFIVFRVIQQPGGPSIEE; encoded by the coding sequence ATGTCGCCGCTCTTCTATGCGAGCCACGGCGTCATGGGGTTCTTCGAAAACGGCGGCGCGAGCTGCTACTTCGTGCGCGCCGGCACCGCGGTGCGCGCATCCTGGGATCTGAGCGACGGCGCCAACACGACCATCGTCGTCAGCGCGCTCGACGAAGGCACCCGGGCCAACGACCTTCGGGTCGAGGTGCAGGCCGCCCACATCGCGACAACCCAGGCCCAGCGTGGACAGGCCAACCTTGCCGGCGGCGGCGCGCTCAACAACACCGCCGAGGTCGACGATCACAGTCAGTTTCGGGTCGGTGACGTGGTTCTCATCGACGACGGCGGCGGCACCACGGATACCGCCGAGATCGCGCTGATTGACGAGCCCAGCAACACCCTGACCTTTACCGCCAACCTGGCGGCGGCGATCCCCGCCGGAACGGTACGGGTTGCGGATCTGGCCGCGGGGACCACCTCGTTCCGCGTGGCCGACAGCGCCGGGATCGAGCCCGGAAGCTACGTCGAGATCTCCCAGGGTGCGACCTCGGAGGAGCTGGTCATCGGCGCGGTCGACACGGTCAACCACATCCTCAGCCTGGAAACCGCTCTCGGCAATGCCTACACGATGGCGGCGGCCGATCCCCAGGTCCAGGTCCAGACTCTCGAGTTCAACCTGATCGTTACCGACACCGCCGCTCTCAACCCGCACCCGGACGAGACCTTCTCGGAACTAGCGATGGATCCGAGGCACAGCCGCTATTTCGGCTCGGCGGTGGCGACTCAGGGCTCGGCCGTGATCTCTGCCGCACCGGCGGACGACCCTCCCAATCCAAGCGTGCCACCGGCCAACGTTCCGGCTGTCGCCGCGGCCGCGGCCCCGACCACGGCCGGCGTCGACGACGACCCAACCGCCCTCGGCTCCGCTCACTACATCACCGCCATCGACAGCCTCGAGCGCGTCGACGACGTCACCATGCTGGCGGTTCCCGATCGCACGGATCTCGCGGTGCAGGGCGCCATGATCACCCACTGCGAGAAGATGCAGGACCGCTTCGCCATCCTGGATCCGCAGGCCGGCGCCGACCCCAATGATCCGGCTGGCATTCGCGGTCAACGCGGCACTCTCAACTCCGACAACGGCTACGCGGCTCTCTACTACCCGCGGATCTGCGTCAACAATCCCGACCCCAACGTCGAGGGCACGATCCTGGTCCCGCCTTCGGGCCACATCGCCGGCGTCTTCGCCCGCACCGACGACACCAAGGGTGTCCACAAGGCGCCCGCCAACGAGCAGATTCGAGGCGTACTCGACCTCGAGCGCACCCTCAACGAAACCGAGGCCGGGCACCTCAACGAGCTCAGTGTCAACGTTTTGCGCCGGCGCCCGAACCGCGGCTTCCGCATCTGGGGCGCGCGCACTCTGACCACCAGCACTCAGTGGCGCTACGTCAACGTTCGCCGTCTCCTGCTCTTCATCGAGGAGTCGATTCAGGAAGGCACCGAGTTCGCGGTCTTCGAGCCCAACAACCCGTCACTGTGGAAGACGGTCAAACGTCAGGTCGACGCTTTCCTGACCACGGTCTGGAACACGGGCGCCTTCGTCGGTATCACCCCGGACGCTTCGTTCAGGGTGCGCGTCGACGAAGAGCTCAACCCGCCCAGCCAGATCGCGCTCGGCCTGCTGACTTTCGAGGTCACCGTCTATCCGGCACCGCCTGCCGAGTTCATCGTCTTCCGGGTAATCCAGCAACCGGGCGGCCCCAGCATCGAGGAATAG
- a CDS encoding phage tail protein, with amino-acid sequence MRNDPYKNFRFVLEIDGIQQGGFRECSGFGSTVEVVEYREGGEPSTVRKLPGTISYPDITLNWGITDSRELYDWHLAAVRGEIERKNGSIILQDDLGEESVRYNFRDAWPSGWDGADLNSTGNEVAVDSLTISCEYFERA; translated from the coding sequence ATGCGCAACGACCCCTACAAGAACTTTCGCTTCGTACTCGAGATCGACGGCATCCAGCAGGGCGGTTTCCGAGAATGCAGCGGCTTCGGCTCGACCGTCGAGGTGGTCGAGTACCGTGAAGGCGGCGAGCCCAGCACGGTTCGGAAGCTGCCCGGCACGATTAGCTATCCCGATATCACCCTGAACTGGGGGATTACCGACTCGCGCGAGCTCTACGACTGGCACCTCGCCGCCGTGCGCGGTGAGATCGAGCGCAAGAACGGCTCGATCATCCTTCAGGACGACCTCGGCGAAGAGAGCGTCCGCTACAACTTCAGGGACGCCTGGCCGAGCGGATGGGACGGAGCCGACCTCAACTCGACCGGCAACGAGGTGGCCGTCGACAGCCTGACGATCAGTTGCGAGTACTTCGAGCGGGCTTAG
- a CDS encoding phage tail assembly protein: protein MFQTEHEFTLPMGYVDTEGNLHREGVMRLATAADEILPLKDGRVQSNEAYFIVILLARVITRLGSLEQVNPKIIESLYASDLAYLQELYNQVNRNGTAAMPAVCPKCDHGFEVQMNGLGGS from the coding sequence ATGTTTCAAACCGAACACGAATTCACGCTGCCGATGGGATACGTCGACACAGAAGGCAACCTCCATCGCGAGGGCGTCATGCGTCTGGCCACGGCGGCGGACGAGATCCTGCCGCTAAAGGATGGACGGGTCCAGAGCAACGAGGCGTACTTCATCGTCATTCTTCTCGCGCGGGTGATCACCCGACTCGGCTCGCTCGAGCAGGTCAACCCGAAGATCATCGAGAGCCTCTACGCCTCCGACCTCGCCTATCTGCAGGAGCTCTACAACCAGGTCAACCGCAACGGAACGGCGGCCATGCCGGCGGTCTGTCCGAAGTGCGACCACGGATTCGAGGTGCAAATGAACGGCCTGGGGGGGTCCTAG
- a CDS encoding peptigoglycan-binding protein LysM — protein sequence MGLAKAIIRIEHTGEEIPVLFNPEEYSINHDNNFASQTVPGLSAPVLQFVNGNMRTLDMELFFDTTAERIDVREETGKVVGLLDIDSELHAPPVLEVSWGSLYFRCVLASAGQQFVKFLDDGRPVRARINVTFNEFVDPRRESREVNRQTTNFSKVYVAAEGDDLASLAARFLDNPRVWRAIAIENDIDDPQADLTGMSLRIPSLPYLNPETGEVLA from the coding sequence ATGGGCCTGGCCAAAGCGATCATCCGGATCGAGCACACCGGCGAGGAGATTCCGGTGCTGTTCAATCCCGAGGAATACAGCATCAACCACGACAACAACTTCGCGTCGCAAACGGTCCCCGGGTTGAGCGCGCCGGTGCTCCAGTTCGTCAACGGCAACATGCGCACCCTCGACATGGAGCTGTTCTTCGACACGACCGCCGAGCGGATCGATGTGCGCGAAGAGACCGGCAAGGTCGTCGGGTTACTGGACATCGATTCGGAGCTGCACGCCCCGCCGGTGCTCGAAGTGTCCTGGGGGTCGCTCTACTTCCGCTGCGTCCTCGCCAGCGCGGGGCAGCAGTTCGTCAAGTTCCTGGATGACGGCCGACCGGTCCGGGCACGCATCAACGTCACCTTCAACGAGTTCGTCGACCCGCGCCGCGAGAGCCGCGAGGTCAATCGGCAGACCACCAACTTCAGCAAGGTCTACGTCGCGGCGGAGGGTGACGATCTGGCGAGCCTGGCGGCGCGCTTTCTCGACAACCCACGAGTGTGGCGCGCGATCGCGATCGAGAACGATATCGACGATCCGCAGGCCGACCTTACCGGGATGTCGCTTCGCATTCCGTCGCTTCCCTATCTGAACCCCGAGACCGGGGAGGTTCTGGCTTGA